The Schistocerca americana isolate TAMUIC-IGC-003095 chromosome 5, iqSchAmer2.1, whole genome shotgun sequence genome includes a window with the following:
- the LOC124616672 gene encoding piggyBac transposable element-derived protein 4-like — translation MSRRGLRDEEIERLLCEIPSDEDSTVDTTDDESDYEASIVAEAIVSSEGEVSESEEESESTPPKRAADTAPTWGQQFNATSGMQFDSESGPSAFIRDIDDPEPIDIFEKIFPKELVQLIVFQTNLYATQSGKSFTPTTDNEIRTFLGINILMGIKRMPAYRDYWSNAPELHDRYIASLMAVNRFGWLLRNIHLNDNTLHPEKGHPGYDKLYKLRPVIKILSESFSKCYQPSKHLAIDESMIKFKGRNSMKQYMRDKPIKRGYKVWMLCDKTSYNLKFDIYTGKVGDTVQTGLGEHVVLTEKHICLWDSSTNKETFTQIKNRQRIKQR, via the exons atgtcaagaagaggcttacgagatgaagaaatcgaacgattattgtgtgaaattccatcagacgaggattccactgttgacaccacagatgacgaatctgattatgaagcaagcattgttgcggaggctattgtgtcgtctgaaggcgaagtttcagagagcgaggaagaaagtgagtccactccgccaaaacgcgctgctgacacagcgccaacttggggacaacaattcaatgctacctcaggaatgcagttcgacagtgaatcaggaccaagtgcttttattagggacattgatgatccagaacctatcgatatattcgaaaaaatatttccaaaagagctAGTTCAGCTAATCGTTTTCCAAACAAATTTATATGCGACGCAATCTGGCAAGTCTTTCACTCCaacaactgacaatgaaatacgAACTTTCCTGGGAATCAACATTTTGATGGGTATAAAGCGTATGCCAGCATACAGAGACTACTGGTCTAATGCCCCAGAACTTCATGATCGTTATATTGCATCTCTGATGGCAGTAAATCGGTTTGGATGGTTACTGAGGAACATTCATCTGAATGATAACACATTGCATCCAGAAAAAGGACACCCAGGTTATGACAAACTGTACAAGCTGCGACCAGTGATCAAGATACTATCTGAATCTTTTTCCAAGTGTTACCAACCCAGCAAACACCTAGCAATTGATGAGTCAATGATCAAATTCAAAGGCCGCAACAGTATGAAACAATACATGAGAGATAAACCCATAAAGCGTGGTTACAAAGTGTGGATGCTGTGTGACAAGACCTCTTACaacttgaaatttgatatttacaccggaaaagtaggtgacacagtgcaaacaggccttggggagcatgtagtgctga cagagaaacatatatgcctgtgggacagttcaaccaacaaggaaacatttacccaaattaaaaacagacaaagaattaagcagaggtga